GGCCTTCTTGCCCGTCAGGGTTGCCTGTGAAGTCATGCCTCCATCTCACCGGCGAGGCCCGGGGAACACCGGCGGCGAACGGACCTCGACCTTGCCGGGAGAAACGCGTGGGCATGGGGCACGGCGGCTGTCAGAGGATGAAGGGCATCAGGCGCTTCGTTCTGCTGCGGTAGTCCGTGTACGCGGGGCCGAAAGTGGCTATGAGCAGGCGCTCCTCGGCGCTGATGCGCCAGACATAGGCCGCCGTCAGCAGCGCTGTCACGATCAGGGTCGCGGGCCAGCTGCCCAGGCCCAGCGAGTACCCGATCCACACCAGCAGGCTGCCCCAGTACCCGGGATGGCGGATGAGTCTGTACGGCCCCTCCTGGACCACACGCTGATCCGCGACCGTCCGCAGCGTGCGCGTGTAGTACTGGGCCAGCGTGCGCATGCCCCAGGCGCGCAGCGCCAGTCCGCCGGCCAGTACGGCGACACCGAGCCAGCGCACCGCCATGGTCAGCGGGCCTATCGACGCCTGACCGAAGGACACGTCGACCACGACGGCCACCAGATAGGAGACGATCAGAAGCCGGGTGGAACCTTGGTCCCGGTCATCGGCCTGCCATGTGCTCGCGGCCGCGTCCTCCCGGCGGCGCAACACCACCTCGTACCCGACCCAGCACAGGATGCCCAGCACGGAGAACAGACTGGGGAGAGCCATCGCGCACGCTCCTCACCTTCGGCGACGTCACGATCCACGGTGGCCCACAACCGGCCCGGCAAGCACGCACCCACGGGTGGAAATGCTCTCCACCCCAGGGGTGAAACCCACACCGTGCGAGGAGTGGGGGAGACGGGACCGTCAGCTCTGCAGCATCGCGCCCGGGAGCACCGGCACCGGCACCCGTGGCCCGCCTTCGCGCGCGAGCCCGGCGGAGCCGGCCCGGCGTGAGCGCGGTGATGTGTGGGGACCCGGGCGTTGTCAGTGGCGGGTCGTAGGGTGCGGAGCATGGCCCGGTGCTGGAGGCGATGGGGGTAATGATGGTGCGCAGGCCGGTCGAGGGAGAAGTCCACGTCCACTACGGTCAGATGTACGTCGAGAGCGATCCGGACAGCTATGGTCCGGACCTCGCGGAGGCGTTCGCAGGCCAGTCCTCGGGGCTGTGCGGCGCGGCGATCGCCGGAACGTTGTGGCTTTCCACCGGGCTGCACACGGGTGACGTGGGTTTCACGGCCGAAGTGCACGACGAGGCCCCGCCGTTGGATCCCAGCTGGGAGGACGTCGTGGAGGTGTCCTTCCGCCCTGTCTCGGACAGCACCGCGCTCGTGCTGTGGGGCGGCGACGGCTCGTGGGAGCTTGGTCTGGAGGAGACGGACCACCGGGTTCGCTACTGCGCCAAGGGCATGGACGCGGCGCACGAGGAGGACACCCGACTGGATGGCGAGCCCCAACTGGACTGCTACCTGCTGCAGTTCTGGCCGGCATCGCCCGCGCCGGACTGTGTCGTGAAGCAGACCTCAGCGATCGCGGAGTACTGGCACGACTACGCCCGCCGGCTCCCACCGCCTCCCACACCGGCCGAACGCGCCGAGGCTCTGCGT
The genomic region above belongs to Streptomyces sp. CG1 and contains:
- a CDS encoding isoprenylcysteine carboxylmethyltransferase family protein, whose product is MALPSLFSVLGILCWVGYEVVLRRREDAAASTWQADDRDQGSTRLLIVSYLVAVVVDVSFGQASIGPLTMAVRWLGVAVLAGGLALRAWGMRTLAQYYTRTLRTVADQRVVQEGPYRLIRHPGYWGSLLVWIGYSLGLGSWPATLIVTALLTAAYVWRISAEERLLIATFGPAYTDYRSRTKRLMPFIL